The sequence GGACGGGGGGCAGCCGCCCGGCCAGGAGCGCCTCCAGCGCGTCGCGCAGGTAGGGGCGGCGCACCGCCGCGGGATCCTCGTAGTTGTCGTCGGGAGCGCCGTGGTAGCGCAGCAGGCGCTGCGCGTCGAACAGGAAGATCTCCGGCGTCCGGGTGGCGCCGTAGGCCCGGGCCACCTCCTGCGTCTCGTCGAAGAGGTAGGGGAAGGGATAGCCCTTCGCCTCGGCGCGTTCGCGCATCTTCTCGAAGCTGTCCTCGGGGTACTTGGCAGGATCGTTGCTGTTGATCAGGACGAATCGCACGCCCCGGGGCGCATACTCCCGCTGTGTCTGGATCAGGCGGTCCTCCCAGGCCTGCGCGTAGGGGCAGTGGTTGCAGTGGAAGATCACCCCGAAGACCCTGGCCTCGGCGAACTCCTCCGGCCGGTGGGTCCGGCCGTCCGTGCCGGGGAGTGCGAAGGGGATGAGCCGGGATTCCAGAGCGATGGCCATCTCTCCGTCACCTCCTCAGGAGCCCGCCACGCGGCGTCGCAGCTGCGTGCGGATCATTTCCTTCGTCGGGAGCGGGCTGACGCGTCCCTCGTCGGTCACATAGACGCGGCAGGAGAGGCCGACCGGCGTCCCCGCCGTGGGGAAGAGGTCTTCCCCGTTCACGCGGATTGAGGGCGACCCCGGGAACCCCAGGGCCCGG is a genomic window of Armatimonadota bacterium containing:
- a CDS encoding thioredoxin family protein, whose translation is MAIALESRLIPFALPGTDGRTHRPEEFAEARVFGVIFHCNHCPYAQAWEDRLIQTQREYAPRGVRFVLINSNDPAKYPEDSFEKMRERAEAKGYPFPYLFDETQEVARAYGATRTPEIFLFDAQRLLRYHGAPDDNYEDPAAVRRPYLRDALEALLAGRLPPVPETTPVGCTIKWK
- a CDS encoding thioredoxin family protein; protein product: MEVEFLYWEECPSHEEALARLRAVLTEEGMAASVRVIRVETDEQARALGFPGSPSIRVNGEDLFPTAGTPVGLSCRVYVTDEGRVSPLPTKEMIRTQLRRRVAGS